The DNA segment CAAGACTGCCGATTGGATAGTCTGCGAACTAATCCGCATTCACCACCACCTCTCTCTTGAAGAGGCACAGGACATTGTCGATGCGCTGGCAATTCGGCAACTTCCAGATGTTTGGGAGGTCGCCGGCAAACGGCGCGTTTTGAGGGACGGCCTCATTGCAAGAGACCAAGCGCTTCTACTTCTCTACTCAGCTCAAGAAGGGGTAGTAATGACCGAGGACTTGATCGCTTGGATCGAATACTCAAACCCTGGCGTTTTCAAGTCGAAGGTACTGTCAAAACTTCATAGTGACCGTTTCGTCGAATGGGATCGGGAAACTGACAGTGTCACTTTGTCGCCTAAGGGAGCCAAGTATGTCGAAGAAAGCCTGCTAGCGGCCCAACCCATCATTCCACCGGGCGCTTCGCGATGAAGCCGCGCAGCGCCGGTGAATTCAAACGTTGGGGGCTTTAGGAAACCGCCATGCGCGAGTCGTGCCTTTGCTGTGCGAAGAAGCAAAAAACTGAGCTCCCACGCGTCTGCCCAGAGTGCGGTCACGTGTTCCAAGGAAATGGCTGGGACGGCATCGACGCACATTGGCGCTCAAAGCACGAGTCGCTAATGCCCTATCGCGAATTCTGGGAAGGTTTGTGTTCGTCTCATCGAGGTAACAAATGAGCAATCCCAAGGTTGAGGCAGTTGCACGAGTTCTCGCTGAATGGAATCCCCTTGGTGACGCCGCGAAGAAAGTCACAGACCTCGATGGCTACCGCGTCGAAGCGGCAGACATTGTCTTTGGGCTGAAGGTACGGGGCGATTCAGTTAAACCTGAGAAGCATGTGATGGACGTTCTAAATCAAGCGTTCGGGCTCGGGCTTGACCTTCAAAGTTGCGTTGGCCCAGCCAAGAAAATCTCTGCTGTTCTCGCCAAGAAGGACTAGGGAAACACTGAATAAGGTACAAACACTGTGAACGATCTCATCGTCATTGGGTCAGACAAAGAGTGTTGATCACAAGGGATAGAACGATGAAACAAATGACGCTGGCGGCGACACGAGGATTCGAGAAGCACAACCGTGCGACGCGCAAGGCGGAGTTTCTGGCGCGGATGGATCGCCTGATGCCGTGGGCCGAGTTCTGCGCCGTGATTGAACCGCATTACCCGAAGGCCGGGAATGGCCGGCCACCGGTGGGACTGGAGCGCATGCTGCGGATGTACTGCGTCGCCAACTGGTTCAACCTGGCCGACGAAGCCTGTGAAGACGCCCTCTACGATGTCCCCGTGTTTCGTGAGTTCTGCCGCATCGACCTGGGCCGGGAACGGGTGCCAGACGCCACGACCCTGCTGCACTTTCGGCATCTTCTGGAACGTCACGATCTGGGAGCCGCCATGTTCGCCAAGATCGGCGAATTGCTGCTGGCCAACGGCATGAAGCTCTCCGGCGGCACGATTGTCGATGCCACCCTGATTGCCGCGCCGCCCTCGACCAAGAACCAGGAGAAGAGCCGCGACCCGGAGATGCACCAGACCAAGAAGGGCAACGAGTGGCACTTCGGCATGAAGCTGCACATCGGCACGGACAGCCAGAGCGGACTGGTCCATAGCGCCAGCGTCACGGCCGCCAACGTTCATGACAGCCACCAAGTGCCGAACCTGCTGCATGGTGCGGAAACTCGCTTCTACGGCGACAGCGCCTATCGGGGCCAAGAGCAGCGTAAGCGGCTGAAGGTCATCGCGCCGAAGGCGAAGGACTTCACCAACAAGCGCGCCTATCGGAACAACCCGCTGACGGACGCCGACAAGGAAACCAACCGCCGCAAGTCCAGCGTGCGATCCAAGGTCGAGCACCCGTTCCTGACCGTGAAGCGCCTGTGGGGCTTTGCCAAGGTTCGCTATCGCGGTCTGGCAAAGAACGCCAATCGCGCCTTTGCCATGCTGGCGATGCTCAACGTCAGCAAGTGGGCACGACCATTGACGGGAGAGGTGCGTCCGGCATGAGCAAGACAAGGGAGAATTCCCCCTTATCCGCTCCCGAATGGGCCAAGCACCCCATGAATATGGCATTTCCGTCACAGTTTCGTCTCTATTTCAGCCCGTCGCCGTTTTTTGCGGTGGCTTGTTCAGCATTTCCCTAGCTGTGCCATCCCGCCCCCAACCCATCCATCAACACGGACGCTGCGCGATAAAGCCGCGTAGCGCCGGTTAGCTTGAACGTTCGGCGTCTTGTAATCTGTAACGCCTCGGGTTACGATAGCGCATGATCCTGAGTTTCAAACACAAGGGCTTGGCCCGCTTTTTCGAGCACGGTTCCAAGTCGGGTATCCAGGCTCAACACGCGGAGCGGCTACGGCTCATACTCGGTCGGCTGCATGTCGCAACGGCCGCCCGGGACATGGACTTGGCCGGCTTGCGCCTCCACGCGCTAAAGGGCGAGCGCAAGGGCGTCTGGTCGGTGTGGGTGAGCGGCAACTGGCGGGTCGCGTTTCAGTTCGTCGGAAGAGACGCCGAACTGGTGGACTACGAGGACTATCACTGAGGTACTGCTATGCGTATGCACAACCCCCCTCATCCGGGTGAAATCATCAAGTCTTTGTGCTTGGAGCCTGTGGGTCTTACGGTTACCGAGGCTGCGAAAGGTTTGGGCGTAAGCCGCAAAACCCTTTCGGCAATCCTCAACGGGCGCTCGGGCATCAGTCCCGAAATGGCGATACGCCTATCCATCGCCTTCAACACCAGCGCCGAGAGTTGGCTGAGCCAGCAAGTGCAATACGACCTGTGGCACGCCGAGCAAGGGCGCAAAGCACTCAAGGTCATCAAGCTTGCCGCCTAAGACGCCGAACCCGTCGTTCCAGGGGACGCGCCGCGATGAAGCCGCGCAGCGCTGGTCACCTCTACGTTCGACCCCACAAGGCATTCCCACTTCACCGGCACCTATGCATGCTTGACGTTATGCACGGCATACGTTAATATTTGTACATGCCGATCAAGAGCTTCAAATGCAAAGACACACACGCGCTATTTCTTGGTCAGCGGGTTCGCCGCTGGGTAAACATTGAGCGGCCTGCCTTGCGTAAGCTTGAGCAGCTTGACTGGTCTATGGTGCTGGAAGATTTGCGTATTCCCCCTGGAAATCAACTCGAGGCGTTAAACGGAAATCGCAAGGGGCAATACAGCATTCGCATCAACGATCAATGGCGCGTGTGCTTCGTTTGGACTGCGGAAGGCCCGAAAAACGTGGAGATCGTTGATTACCACTGAAGGAGTTTTGACATGCGTACTGTTCCACCTGTGTCTCCCGGCGAAATGCTGGATGAAGAGTTCTTGAAGCCGCTTGGCTTGACCAAATACCGCTTGGCCAAGGATATTGGCGTACCCCCGCAACGAATCGGAGACATCGTTGCGGGCAAGCGGGCCATTACCGCAGACACGGATCTACGCCTGTGCCGGTACTTTGGGCTCAGCGATGGATGGTGGCTTCGGGGACAGGCCAACTACGACACCGCGATTGCACGCGAAAGCATGGGTGAAGTTCTTTCGCGTATTTCCCGTTGTCAGTTGTTGGCTGCCTAAACGCAGCCCGTGCGGCAGGCGGGGTCGAACCCTGCGTTTCAGGGGTCGCTGCGCGATGAAGGCGCGTACCGCCCCTGAGCTTGAACGTTGAAGCTGTAGAAAATCCCCTTTCGAGCCGCAAAATCTCCTCCGACTGGCGCTATCCGCAGCGCGCCAGTTGTCATTTCACCTTACGAATGTTTGAATCGCCGTGCCGTCAGCGCCGACTGTTGCCTTCAGGCTGCTGTTCGTTTCCGAAGAACAAGGGTTGACGGGCCGGCATCGGATTTGTTGCCGGGCCAGCGCAAGCGTCCGCGGCCGGGCAGCAAGGTCGGCGCTTGCCGGCGTGCGTCCTACCAGGGGATACCGTCACTGCGAGACATAAGGGGAACCCCGGCAAACAGAATCCGACACGGCGTAACATGCCGCTTCATGTCCGCTGACGCTCTTCCATCTTCTCCACCGATCGACCTGCTGGTCATCGGCGGCGGCATCAATGGCGCCGGGATCGCGCGCGATGCGGCGGGGCGCGGCTTCTCGGTGGCGCTGGTCGAGCGCGGCGACCTGGCCGGGGCGACCTCGTCGGCTTCCTCGAAGCTGGTGCATGGCGGGCTGCGCTATCTCGAACAGTTCGAATTCCGCCTCGTCGCCGAGGCGCTGGCGGAACGGGAAACCCTGCTGCGCATGGCGCCGCACCTGGTCTGGCCGGCGCGCTTCATCATGCCCCACGTGCCCTGGCTGCGGCCGCGCTGGATGATCCGCGCCGGGCTGTTCCTCTACGACCATCTCGGCGGGCATCACGCCGATGCCTTGCTGCCGGGCTCGGCCTCGGTGCGGCTGGATCGGCCGCCTTACGATGCCGGCTTGCAGGCGCGCTATCGCCACGGCTTCATCTACTCGGATTGCCGCACCGACGATGCGCGGCTGGTGATCGCCAATGCGCGCGATGCACAGCGGCTCGGCGCGCGCATCCTGCCGCGCACCGAACTGGTCGCGGCGCGGCGTGTCGACGGGTTCTGGCAGGCGCGGTTCGGCAATGGCGAAACGCTGCGGGCGCGGGCCATCGCCAATGTCGCCGGGCCGTGGGTCAAGGACGTATTGAACCAGCGCCTCGGCGTACCCTCGACCGATTCGGTGCGGCTGGTGCGGGGCAGCCACCTGGTGCTGCCCCGGCTCTACGCGGGCGAGCACGCCTTCATCCTGCAGAACGACGACCGCCGCGTGGTGTTCATGATTCCCTGGGAGGGGCGCTTCACGCTGCTCGGCACCACCGACGTGGTGGAAACCGGCGATCCGCTGCATCCGCAGGCCACGGCGGAGGAGGCGGCCTACCTGTGCGCCGCCGCCGGGCGCTACCTGCGGCAGGCGCCGCGGCCGCAGGATGCGGTGTGGCGCTACGCCGGGGTGCGCCCGCTGTACGACGACGGCTCGGGTGATCCCTCGGCGATCACGCGCGACTACACGCTGCGCCTGGACGGCGACGGGCAGGCGCCGGTGCTGTCGGTGTTCGGCGGCAAGCTGACCACCTATCGCCGGCTGGCCGAGCAGGTGGTCGACAAGCTGGCGGCGACGCTCGGCGCGCGGCGGCCGGCGTGGACGGAAGCTTCGACCCTGCCCGGCGGCGCGATGCCGGCGAGCGGGCTCGACGACTTTGTCCGGCGCGAGATTGCACCGCGCTATCCCTGGCTGGCGGAGGCGCAACGCGATGCGCTGGCGCGCCGGCACGGCAGCGAGCTGCCCGATCTGCTGGGCGCTGCGCGCGGGCCGGACGATCTGGGCGAGGACTTCGGCGGTGGCCTGTGTGAGCGCGAACTGGAATGGATGCTGGCCCGCGAGTGGGCGCATTCCGCCGACGACATCCTCTGGCGCCGCAGCAAATGCGGCCTGCACATGACGCCGGAGCAGCGCGAGCGGGTAGGGCGGTGGCTGGGTGAGTAGGGCCGATGCGGCGATTGCAAGAGTCGGCGCCGGCTCGCTCTGCGTACCTGGAATTCCGCTTCGCGGGCAGGCAACGGCGGGTGGCGCCGGAGCGGTTTGACGCCACGCCCGGAACCCACTAGATTTAGTGCCGACGCAATCCGAATCGGCCCGACATGAGCACCGGCAACACCCGCACCGCCCACCTCGATACCTTTGCCCGCGACCACCTGCCGCCGGCGGAGCTGCAACCGGAGTTCCTGTTCGAGCTGCCGCATCTGCGCTACCCGGAGCGCATCAACTGCGCGGCGGAGCTGCTCGATCGCGCGGTGAACGAACACGATTGGGGCGAGCGCATGGCGATTTACAGCGCGGCGGGCAACTTCAGCTATCGCCAACTGCTGGAATCCGCCAACCGCATCGCCCGCGTGCTGGTCGAGGACATGGGGCTGATCCCCGGCAATCGCGTGCTGCTGCGTTCCGCCAACAACCCGATGCTGGCGGCCTGCTGGTTCGCCGTGATCAAGGCCGGCGGCATCGTCGTCACCACCATGCCGCTGCTGCGCGCCAAGGAGCTCACCGACGTGATCGTCAAGGCGCGGATATCGCATGCGCTGTGCGACGCCCGGCTCGCCGAGGAGCTGGAGATCGCGCGCGGCGCCTGTCCGACGCTGACCAGCCTCAGCTACTACAACGGCGACGCGGGCGTGCCCGGCCTGGATCGCCTGGAGCCGCGCATGGCGGCCAAGCCCGCCAGCTTCGACAACATCGATACCGCGCGCGATGACATCTGCCTGATCGCGTTTACCTCGGGCACCACCGGCAAGCCCAAGGGCACGATGCATTTCCATCGCGACGTGATGGCGATCTGCGACTGCTTTCCGCGCTCCACGCTCAAGCTCGAAGGCGACGACATCGTCTGCGGCACGCCGCCGCTGGCCTTCACCTTCGGCCTCGGCGGCATGCTGCTGTTTCCGTTGCGGCTGGGTGGATCGGCGGTGCTGGTGGAAAGGCTGACGCCGGACCTGCTGCTGCGGACGGTGCAGGACAGCAAGGTCACGGTGCTGTTCACCGCGCCGACCTTCTATCGCATGATGGCCGGTCAGGTGGGCCAGTTCGACACTTCCAGCCTGCGCAAGTGCGTCTCGGCCGGCGAGGCGCTGCCGGTCGCTACCCGCAAGTTGTGGCAGGAGGCCACCGGGATTTGCATCATCGACGGCATCGGCGCCACAGAGATGCTGCACATTTTCATTTCGCATACCGAGGATGACGTCCGGCCCGGGGCCACCGGCCGGCCGATCCCCGGTTACCGCGCCTGCATCCTCGACAATGAAGGCAATCCGCTGCCGGCGGGCAGCGTCGGCCGCCTGGCGGTGAAGGGCCCCACCGGCTGCCGCTATCTCGACGACCCCCGCCAGGAGGCGTATGTCAGCGATGGCTGGAACCTGACCGGCGACGCCTACCTGATGGATGCCGATGGCTATTTCTTCTACCAGTCACGCACCGACGACATGATCGTCTCCGCCGGCTACAACATCGGCGGGCCGGAAGTCGAAGACTGCCTGCTGGCGCATCCGGCGGTGGCCGAGTGCGGCGTGGTCGGCGTGCCGGACGCGGAACGCGGCCAGGTGGTCAAGGCCTTCGTTGCGCTCAAGGCCGGCTACAACCCCGATGCGGCGATGGCCAAGGCCTTGCAGGAGCACGTGAAGAACCATCTGGCGCCCTACAAGTATCCGCGCCTGATCGAGTTCCGCTCCGCCATGCCGCGCACCGAAACCGGCAAGCTGCAGCGCTTCAGGCTGCGCGACTAGCCGCCGGGCTTGAAAGGATATCGACATGATCGAAGGAGGCTGCCTGTGCGGAGGAATCCGCTACCAGTATGACGGCGAGATCGAGGAGATTTCGCTCTGCCATTGCTCGCAGTGCCGCAAGGCGCAGGGCTCGGCTTTCGCCGCGGTGAGCCCGCTCGATTCGGCCCGCTTCAGGATCATTGCGGGCGCCGCGCTGCTCAGGGAATACCGGTCCTCGCCGGGCAAGGTGCGGGCCTTCTGCGCCAACTGCGGCAGCCCGATCTACAGCGCAAAGGACGATGTGCCGGAAGTGAAGCGCCTGCGCATCGGGACCGTGGACACGCCTTTTGCGTGCGACAACATTTTCCACATCTTCGTCGATTCGAAGGCGTCGTGGTTCGATATCGCCGATAGGCATCCCCGCTTTGCCGAACGCAAGCGCTGACCGATGAAACCTGAAACTCCGGAGACAATGATGAAACGATTTCGCTGGATGATCCTGTGCGGCCTGGCGGCAGTGTGCGGCCTGAACGCCGCGCTCGCCCTGGCCCAGATGCCGATGGCGAAGGACCTCCAGTTTCCGGCCGAGCCGGTGGCGCCGGCTGCCGTCGATCGGCCGCAGATGGCACTGTTCAAGCCGGAGGGCGCCGGGCCGTTTCCGGCGCTGGTGCTGCTGCATCAGTGCGGCGGCCTGGGTACCCGCAAGCCGAATGAATCGATGCTGGGCTGGGCGAAGGATGCGGTGGCGCGCGGCTACGTGGCGCTGCTGGTCGACAGCCTCGGCCCGCGCGGCGTGGATTCGGTGTGCTACGGGCCGAAAGGCGGCGTGATTTTCACGCGCGGGGTCAAGGACGCACTGCAGGCGGCGGAGCATTTGCGGAAATTCGACTTTGTGGACCAGAAGCGCATTGCCCTGGCCGGCTATTCCTGGGGCGCGATGGTCGGTGTCCTGGCCAGCAGCGCGCGCTGGAGCGGCAATGCGCTGCCGGGCACGCGCTTCGCCGCCACCGTGGCGTTCTATCCGGGTTGCTTCAACATCAAACCGCCGACCGCTGCCGCCTATGAAATCGTCCAGCCCGACATCGATCGTCCGCTGCTGGTGCTGATGGGACAGCAGGACACCGAGACGCCGGCAGAGGAATGCGTCGCCAAACTGGGCGCCGCGAAGGCCGCCGGCGCGCCGGTCGAGTGGCATGTCTATCCGCAGGCCACGCATTGCTGGGATTGCAGGAGCCTCGACGGTTACTCGAAAACCGATGCGCGCGGCAACAGCGTGAGCTATCGCTACAACGCGGAATACACCGCCGACTCGGCGCAGCGGATGTTCCAGTTCCTCGAACGGAACATGGCTCTACGCCAATAGGCCCGGTTGCGGGAGCCGCGATTCATGTTCGGGCAATGCTGATGCCATCGCAACTGCGCGCCGTGCAGGCCGACATCACGCGCCTGCCGGTGGATGCCATCGTCAATGCGGCGAACTCGTCCCTGCTCGGCGGCGGCGCCCGCTCGATTGCCTTTCCCGCCATCAGCACCGGCGTCTTCGGCTACCCGGTGGAACTCGCCGCGGGCGTTGCGGTGGCGACGGTGCGCGCGGCCCTGCGGGAAGTCGCTGCCATCGATGAAGTAATCTTCTGCTGCTTTTCAGCGAACGACCTCGCCGCCTATCAGAAACTGATGACGGCGCCAGCCCCCGGATAGGACATTCCATGCAGCCTTCAAACCAAATTTCCGCAACGCCGCGTTTCATGATCCCGGAACGTCTGGAGACCGATCGCCTGGTGTTGCGCATGTTTGCCGCCGACGACTGGCGCGCGCTGCACGAGTACTACTCCGATGCCGAATGCATGCGCTACACCTATCGCCGCGCCCAGAGCGAAGCCGGCACCTGGCGGGCAATGGCCGGCATGGCCGGGCAGTGGCTGCTGCGCGGCTACGGCCCCTACGCGCTTGAAGAGAAATCGACGCGGACCGTGCTCGGCACGGTGGGGCTCTGGTATCCGCTGGAATGGCCGGAGCCCGAAATCAAGTGGGCACTGGCGCGTCGCCACTGGGGCAAGGCTTACGCCAGCGAGGCGGTGCGCGCGGTGCAGCGCATGGTGTCGGAGTGCGTTCCCGAATTGTCGCTGATCAGCCTGATCGACAGCCAGAACGCCGCCTCGATCCGGCTTGCGCTGGCGGTGGGAGCGAGGCTGGAACGCGAGATGGAATTCGCCGGCGCGCCGTTTCATGTTTACCGGCATCCGCGTCGGCCGGCAGTTTGATAAGTCGGCGCCGGCGATACGGCGGCGAGCGAAGCTGTCCCGCCTGGAAGGCATAGAATCACGCATCGCGGTCGGGATGGGGAGACAAAAATGAAAAAATCCATGTTCATTATCCTGCTGGCGCCTCTGCTCATTGCCGCCGGTGCCGCCGCCGCCGATCTGCCGGTCGGCAACTGCGCCGCGCCGATGGCCGCCACCGATCTTTCCAAGTGCGATTTCTCGCGCAAGAAGCTGGCGGGGCGGGACTTGCGCGGCGCCCGCCTGGCCGGTGCCAAGCTGGAAAGCACGGATTTCAGCAAGGCCAATCTTTCCGGCGCCGATTTGCGCGGCAGCAATGCCAAATGGGCCAACTTCACCGGTGCCAATCTCGCGGGTGCCGATTTGCGCAACGCCGACTTGTTCCATGCGACCTTCGACGACGGCGACCTCTCCGGCGCGAATCTCGCGGGGGCCTATCTGTTCGGCGCCAACCTGATCAACACCCGGGCGCCGAAGGCGGATTTTTCAGGCGCCTATCTGAAGGACATCCTGATGGAGGGCATCGATCTTTCGGGCGGATCGATCCGCAACTGCTACGCCTTTCGCGCGGTGTTTTCCGGGGCGAAGCTGGCCGGCGCCGACTTGTCGGGGGCCGACCTGACGGGCGCGTCGATGGAACAGGTCGATTTCAGCAATGCAAAGCTCAAGGCAACGCGGCTGGCGGGCGCGGTGCTGCGCCAGGCGATCTTCTTCAAGGCCGACATGGACGGCGCCGATCTGGCCAATGCCGACGTCTGGAACGCGAGTTTCGACCAGGCGCGCAATCGCGACAGTTCGGTGCAGGAGGCCCTGGTCGAGCCCTTCGTGGTCAGGGATCGCCGCTAGGCTCATACCGGCATGGCCCCGCAAAGCACGCTCTTCGAACTGTACGCCGCCGATGGCGTGAAGCTGTCGGGCCAGGCCTGGCTGCCGCCGGCGCCGCGCGCCGTGGTGGCGGTGGTGCACGGCATCGCCGAGCATGCGGGACGCTATGCCTTCCTCGCCGATCGCGCCAATCAGTGCGGCCTCGGCGTGGTGTCGGCGGACTTGCGCGGCCACGGCCGTTCGCCGGGCGAGAGATCGTATGTCGAGCGCTTCGACGACTATCTGCTGGATGTGGATGCGCTGATGGCGAAGGCGCGCGAACTGGCGGCCGGGCGTCCGCTGTTCCTCATGGGGCACAGCATGGGCGGCGCCATCGCCCTGCGCTGGCTGGCGCAGCGAAAGCAGCCGGTGGCGGGATTGATTTTGTCGTCGGCGGCGCTCAAGATCGGTGGCGACGTGCCGCGCCTGCTGGTGGCATTGGCGCCGCTGCTGTCGCGCTGGCTGCCGCACCTGCGCGGTACGCGTCTCGATCCGGCGACCATCAGTCGCGATCCGGCGGCGGTGGCGGCCTATGTTAATGATCCGCTGGTGAGCCTGCTGGCGCCGCCGGCGCGCACCGGTGCCGAGCTGCTGCAGGCAATGGAGGCCAATCGCGCCGCTGCCGCCGGGCTTGCGCTGCCGGTGTATCTGTTTCATGGCGATGCCGACCGCCTGACCGATCCGGACGGCAGCCGGGACATCCACGAGCGCTGGGGCGGCAGCGACAAGACCCTGCGCCTGTGGCCAGGCAGCCGCCACGAGACCTTCAACGACCTCGATCGCGAGGGCGTAGTGGCGGAACTTCTGGGGTGGATACTGGCGCGCTGCGCCTAGAGCCTCCGCGTCGTCGCTACTTGCGCCGCACGAAGATGAAATCGCCGCCTTCGTGGCCGGCCTGGCGGATATCGCTGTACTGGGGCGTCTGCTGGGCGCTGAGGACTACCTGGCGGCGCATCGAGGAGAAGAGCTGGCTCATGTCGACGATGCCGGTGTTGGTCCGCAGCGCATCGAGGAAGGCCTTGGCGAACACCGAATGCTTGCCGCCGCCGGCATCCTCCACCGGCTCCAGTCCCCCCGAGACCAGCGCGGTACGCGCCCGCTTCTGCGACAGGCGGGTAAAGTCGTCGAGCGCGGTCATCTGCACCGACAGGCTGCGCGTCAGCGTGCCGGCATAGCAGCTGTCGGCGACCAGCAGCACATGCTTGGCGCGGGTGCCGCGCACCATGTCGGCGATGTCCGAATTCGACAGCCAGTTGGCGCGGCGATTGGCATCGGCATCCACCGGCAGCCAGAAGCCGCGGTCGGAGTCGGTGTCCAGATGGCCGTGGCCGGCATAGTAGATCAGCAGATTGTCGGCGTCGGTGAGGCGGCGACGCAGGTCGTCGAAGGAATCGAGCATCTGGTTGCGCGTGGCGTCGAGCAGCAGCGTGACCTTGAAACCGTATTCCTTCTGCAACAGGTCGGCCACGGTGCGCGCGTCATGCGCGGCGGTCTTGAGCGGCGTCACCGAGCGATAGTTGTCGATGCCGATCACCAGCGCGTGGTAGTTGCCGAAGTTGAGCCTGGCATTGCCCGGTTGTGCCAGCGGCTTCATGCGCACCGGAGCCGCCTCGCCCAGTGCGGCGAGCCGGGAGCGGGCCAGGCTTTCAAAGCTGCCGCTGGGGAACTTGCGCAGATAGGCCTGGAAGTCGGCAGGATTCGCGCTGTTCTTGATGCTGTCCCAGAAGGCGAGGTCGATCGCAGCCGAAGTGTCGGCCAGCGACGCCGGCGGCGTGCCCGGCGCCGCGGTCGGTGGCGAGCTCGCGCCGAATGCCAGCAACGCTGCGGACTTGTCGAGCTTGTCGCCGAAGTCCGTATTGGCCGCGTCCCACGCCTCCGCGGCGGCTTCGCCGATCGAGCCCCAGGTATGCCGGGTGGCCACAATCGACATTCCATCGACTTTGACGCCCTTGTTGTCGGCAAAGGACGCCGTGATTTCCGCGGCGCCTTCCTTGCGGATGCCCGGCGACATGGTCAATTTCAGGTCCAGTGACAGAGCCAGGCCGCAGTCGCGGGACGGCAGGTCCGCGGCGGAGTTGATCGAGGTGACTTCGCGAAAGCGGGATTGCAGGGTATTGGTGATGTCGGAGACGAGGCGTCTGGAATCGAATCCGGACATGGCGCTTCCGGCAAGGCCATCGCGCATTGTGGTCAGGTAATCGAAGGTTTTGCTGGTGTTGTCAGTGAGAAGGACGCACAACTTCGCCGCGGAATGCAGGCGGGTCGCCCTGGATGACAGCGCCCTGAATGGATCTTCGGTCTTTGAATACTGCGGCGGCGCCGCGCAGGCGACGAGCACCAATGCCATCAGGGCGGCAGACAAAGGGAAGCGGATCGATTTCCGGAGCAACCCTGTTTCGCGCATGCTATCTCCCTGAATGGCGCATTTCTTCCGCGGCATCTTACTCGCTACGTATTGGCCTTGCAGCTCTTTCCCCGCGACGGCACGCAATGCAATTGCTCCAGTTGGCGCAGTCAGGGTGTGAATGAACTCGCCGAATGCGGAAATAAAATTATCCGTTACATGGCTTCGGTTGCAGGTCTTATAGTTGACTCGTCACATACATGCGGAGCAAAACCCCGCCTCGCATGTCTCCCTGAGTCGGCGTCAAAGCGCCGGCCTCGCCTGTAGATCGGGAGCAACTCCCGGCTG comes from the Sulfuritalea hydrogenivorans sk43H genome and includes:
- a CDS encoding GNAT family N-acetyltransferase yields the protein MQPSNQISATPRFMIPERLETDRLVLRMFAADDWRALHEYYSDAECMRYTYRRAQSEAGTWRAMAGMAGQWLLRGYGPYALEEKSTRTVLGTVGLWYPLEWPEPEIKWALARRHWGKAYASEAVRAVQRMVSECVPELSLISLIDSQNAASIRLALAVGARLEREMEFAGAPFHVYRHPRRPAV
- a CDS encoding pentapeptide repeat-containing protein, with the protein product MKKSMFIILLAPLLIAAGAAAADLPVGNCAAPMAATDLSKCDFSRKKLAGRDLRGARLAGAKLESTDFSKANLSGADLRGSNAKWANFTGANLAGADLRNADLFHATFDDGDLSGANLAGAYLFGANLINTRAPKADFSGAYLKDILMEGIDLSGGSIRNCYAFRAVFSGAKLAGADLSGADLTGASMEQVDFSNAKLKATRLAGAVLRQAIFFKADMDGADLANADVWNASFDQARNRDSSVQEALVEPFVVRDRR
- a CDS encoding alpha/beta hydrolase; amino-acid sequence: MAPQSTLFELYAADGVKLSGQAWLPPAPRAVVAVVHGIAEHAGRYAFLADRANQCGLGVVSADLRGHGRSPGERSYVERFDDYLLDVDALMAKARELAAGRPLFLMGHSMGGAIALRWLAQRKQPVAGLILSSAALKIGGDVPRLLVALAPLLSRWLPHLRGTRLDPATISRDPAAVAAYVNDPLVSLLAPPARTGAELLQAMEANRAAAAGLALPVYLFHGDADRLTDPDGSRDIHERWGGSDKTLRLWPGSRHETFNDLDREGVVAELLGWILARCA
- a CDS encoding caspase family protein; this translates as MSGFDSRRLVSDITNTLQSRFREVTSINSAADLPSRDCGLALSLDLKLTMSPGIRKEGAAEITASFADNKGVKVDGMSIVATRHTWGSIGEAAAEAWDAANTDFGDKLDKSAALLAFGASSPPTAAPGTPPASLADTSAAIDLAFWDSIKNSANPADFQAYLRKFPSGSFESLARSRLAALGEAAPVRMKPLAQPGNARLNFGNYHALVIGIDNYRSVTPLKTAAHDARTVADLLQKEYGFKVTLLLDATRNQMLDSFDDLRRRLTDADNLLIYYAGHGHLDTDSDRGFWLPVDADANRRANWLSNSDIADMVRGTRAKHVLLVADSCYAGTLTRSLSVQMTALDDFTRLSQKRARTALVSGGLEPVEDAGGGKHSVFAKAFLDALRTNTGIVDMSQLFSSMRRQVVLSAQQTPQYSDIRQAGHEGGDFIFVRRK